One genomic window of Fibrobacter sp. UWT2 includes the following:
- a CDS encoding type ISP restriction/modification enzyme produces MADTQETKTKVVEEYVNKISKDFVADKATEHSYRPALVEMLSKLLSNFIVRNEERRIECGAPDITISKGQDNASIPVAYIETKDVGDNDLDGNRITGNKEQFDRYKKALSHIVFTDYLDFHLYEEGAFVDSVRIADVKGCKIAIINDNIPKFIEMVGHLANATPQKITSPKQLAKIMAAKAKLLADIIFRTLEIENEEKDDEKKGALSKQWIEFQHHLITDLSQKSFSDIYAQTIAYGMFAARLHDKTPETFSRLEAAELIPKTNPFLRKIFQNIATFGVEENIVWIINDLVEIFKVTDIHNVMKNFGDKSGTKDPMTYFYEFFLKEYDPDLIKKYGVFYTPLPVVTFIVNSVDEILKKSWNLPMGLADYSKVQLKQSNALYTDNRTKTRKRFDLKEYHKVQVLDPAAGTGTFLTEVINKIWENVKGDQGAWQNYVEEHLLPRLNGFEIMMAPYAIAHLKMDMVLSQKGYVSKSDRRLKIFLTNALENTDNNIEPLFFDFLATEAKEANRIKKDTPVMVMLGNPPYSNFSSNKSSWILEKINDYKEGLNETKINLDDDYIKFIRLGQYYIEKNDGGGILAYITNNSFIDEPTRLQMRKSLMDVFDEIYILNLHGSQIKGETNDGKDQNIFKIRSGVSINIFVKKNLANQEKKRNCLAEVYYYDVYGKRSDKFNFLNTMGFSKIPWIKLKPCSPNYYYIPKDLSAKPEYVKGFKIDELMSINNSGIKTDRDTLFYDYKKEQLSSRILKLLSHSYDEEDAIKYDIRDSSSYKLSHRIDKKIFDEQKIRKCCFKPLDSKYIYYDETIISRPAYPVMKHLLKKNIALIATRKNRQLSTMYFFATNGITDIHFLDSEADSLRVFPLYLHPSEAEAKLGETPKPNLEKKIWDKINKIIKASSTPEQIFDYIYGVLFTPSYQMRFKEFLKDEIPRIPYPKNKACFEKIAALGTKLRKLHLAENDVNLQSFATSFPISGEDNKNMVDDIRFEKDCENQNNDAAVTGKVFINKKQYFANVPEIAWNLFIGGYKPAQLWLKNRMNKSLTYEETQDFHKIIAILEETYKLMKELDLVHNYSASFPS; encoded by the coding sequence ATGGCCGATACACAAGAAACTAAAACTAAAGTTGTTGAAGAGTATGTCAACAAAATTTCTAAAGATTTCGTTGCAGATAAAGCGACAGAGCATAGTTACCGTCCTGCGCTAGTAGAAATGTTAAGTAAGCTTCTTTCCAACTTCATTGTTAGGAATGAAGAACGTCGTATTGAATGTGGTGCTCCAGATATTACAATATCTAAAGGTCAAGATAACGCATCAATTCCCGTTGCATACATAGAAACCAAAGATGTTGGCGACAACGATCTTGATGGGAATAGAATCACTGGCAACAAAGAACAATTCGACAGGTACAAAAAAGCTCTCAGTCACATTGTATTTACAGACTATTTGGATTTCCATTTGTATGAAGAAGGGGCTTTTGTAGATAGTGTTCGAATTGCGGATGTCAAGGGGTGTAAGATAGCTATAATCAATGACAATATTCCCAAGTTCATAGAAATGGTTGGGCATTTGGCAAATGCAACTCCTCAAAAGATAACTAGCCCAAAACAACTTGCTAAGATTATGGCTGCCAAGGCAAAATTACTTGCAGACATCATTTTTAGAACTCTAGAAATAGAAAACGAAGAAAAGGATGATGAAAAAAAAGGCGCCTTATCAAAGCAATGGATAGAATTTCAACATCATTTAATAACCGATTTAAGCCAAAAATCGTTTTCTGATATTTATGCACAAACGATTGCTTATGGAATGTTTGCGGCAAGACTTCACGATAAAACGCCTGAAACTTTCAGTAGATTAGAAGCCGCTGAACTGATCCCCAAAACAAACCCTTTCTTACGCAAAATTTTTCAAAATATCGCAACATTCGGTGTTGAAGAGAATATTGTATGGATTATTAATGATTTGGTAGAGATATTCAAAGTTACAGACATTCATAATGTAATGAAAAATTTTGGAGATAAGAGCGGGACTAAAGATCCCATGACTTATTTCTATGAATTTTTCTTAAAAGAATATGATCCTGATTTAATAAAGAAATATGGCGTTTTCTACACACCGTTACCAGTTGTAACATTTATTGTAAATTCGGTAGATGAAATACTAAAAAAAAGTTGGAATTTGCCTATGGGACTGGCTGATTACAGTAAAGTTCAATTAAAACAAAGTAACGCTTTGTATACAGACAATCGAACAAAAACAAGAAAAAGATTTGATTTAAAAGAATATCATAAAGTACAGGTTTTAGATCCAGCGGCGGGAACGGGAACCTTCCTTACAGAGGTTATTAACAAAATTTGGGAAAATGTGAAGGGTGATCAGGGCGCTTGGCAAAACTATGTTGAAGAACATTTGTTGCCTCGCTTGAACGGCTTTGAAATTATGATGGCTCCTTATGCTATAGCTCATCTTAAAATGGATATGGTTCTTTCACAAAAGGGGTATGTTTCAAAAAGTGATCGACGATTGAAAATTTTTTTGACAAATGCACTTGAAAATACAGACAATAATATAGAGCCTCTTTTCTTTGATTTCCTTGCCACTGAAGCAAAAGAAGCGAATAGAATAAAAAAAGACACACCTGTAATGGTAATGCTCGGAAATCCTCCCTATAGTAATTTTAGTTCTAACAAAAGTTCCTGGATACTAGAGAAAATAAATGATTATAAAGAAGGTTTGAACGAAACAAAGATTAATCTTGATGATGATTATATTAAATTTATACGTCTGGGTCAATATTATATAGAGAAAAATGACGGAGGTGGTATATTAGCGTATATTACAAACAATAGCTTTATTGATGAGCCAACTCGATTGCAAATGCGCAAATCGCTTATGGATGTATTTGATGAGATTTACATTCTCAATTTGCATGGTAGTCAAATCAAGGGCGAAACGAATGACGGTAAAGATCAAAATATTTTTAAAATTCGATCTGGTGTAAGCATTAATATTTTTGTGAAAAAAAATCTGGCCAACCAAGAGAAAAAAAGAAACTGTCTTGCTGAGGTTTATTATTATGATGTGTACGGAAAACGCTCCGACAAATTCAACTTTCTCAACACAATGGGATTTAGCAAAATCCCTTGGATTAAATTAAAACCATGTTCCCCTAATTATTATTACATTCCAAAAGATCTTTCAGCTAAACCTGAATATGTTAAAGGTTTTAAAATCGATGAATTGATGTCAATCAATAATTCTGGCATTAAAACAGACCGCGATACATTATTTTACGACTATAAAAAAGAACAACTGAGTTCCAGAATTTTAAAATTACTCTCACACTCATATGATGAAGAAGATGCCATAAAATATGATATAAGGGATTCAAGCTCGTACAAATTATCTCATAGAATTGATAAGAAAATATTTGATGAACAAAAAATTCGAAAATGTTGTTTCAAGCCATTAGATAGTAAATATATTTACTATGATGAAACGATTATTTCTCGTCCAGCGTATCCTGTAATGAAGCATTTATTAAAGAAGAATATTGCGCTAATTGCAACGAGAAAAAACAGGCAATTAAGTACAATGTATTTTTTTGCAACAAATGGAATAACTGATATTCATTTTTTAGACTCTGAAGCAGATAGTTTGAGGGTTTTCCCTCTCTACCTTCATCCTTCAGAAGCTGAAGCCAAACTTGGAGAGACACCAAAACCAAATTTGGAGAAAAAAATATGGGACAAAATAAATAAAATAATAAAGGCGAGCAGTACTCCCGAACAGATATTTGACTATATCTATGGTGTTCTTTTTACACCAAGTTACCAAATGCGTTTTAAGGAATTCTTGAAGGATGAAATTCCGCGCATTCCTTATCCCAAAAACAAGGCGTGTTTTGAGAAAATTGCTGCATTAGGTACAAAACTTCGAAAATTGCATTTGGCCGAAAATGATGTAAATTTGCAATCATTCGCCACATCATTCCCCATTTCTGGCGAAGATAACAAAAACATGGTTGATGATATAAGGTTCGAAAAAGATTGTGAGAATCAAAACAATGATGCTGCAGTAACAGGTAAGGTGTTTATTAATAAAAAACAATATTTTGCAAATGTTCCCGAAATAGCTTGGAATCTCTTTATAGGTGGCTATAAACCAGCTCAATTATGGTTGAAAAATCGTATGAACAAATCGCTTACATATGAGGAAACACAAGACTTTCATAAAATTATAGCCATTCTTGAGGAAACATATAAATTGATGAAGGAATTGGATTTGGTGCACAACTATTCCGCATCATTTCCTAGCTAA
- a CDS encoding metallophosphoesterase: MSSERQLWICGDIHGELSELVRNSVNRGISCADILVVGDFGAGFGRPKSMDVAYSRVCASLEKNDICIYTIRGNHDNPAFFDGLHDFEWLHFLSDHRIIELCGKRIYPIGGAVSADIDFVDPLIRKSRRMINDTLIRMGSSKRIWWPDEAPVPIVESFPTAVDIVASHEAPLSFAPPLVRADYVRDESWMKIVESRKYLDYVLQIVKPTLWFYGHYHCCYEGNYQKTHYRCLDIAEMVQVV, translated from the coding sequence ATGAGTAGCGAACGACAACTATGGATATGCGGGGACATTCACGGCGAATTGTCCGAGCTTGTTCGGAATTCGGTGAATCGTGGGATATCGTGCGCCGATATCCTGGTTGTCGGTGATTTTGGTGCGGGTTTCGGTCGCCCGAAATCGATGGATGTTGCCTACAGCAGGGTGTGTGCATCACTTGAAAAAAATGACATTTGCATATACACGATTCGCGGCAATCATGATAATCCTGCGTTTTTTGATGGTTTGCATGATTTTGAATGGCTGCATTTTTTGTCGGACCACCGCATAATTGAACTTTGCGGCAAGAGAATTTACCCTATCGGTGGGGCTGTTTCTGCCGACATAGATTTTGTTGATCCTCTAATCCGCAAATCACGGCGAATGATAAACGATACCCTAATCAGGATGGGCTCTTCTAAACGCATCTGGTGGCCTGATGAGGCTCCTGTGCCGATTGTTGAAAGTTTCCCCACTGCTGTAGATATTGTTGCGTCGCACGAGGCTCCGCTTTCGTTTGCACCGCCCCTTGTGCGGGCCGATTATGTGCGAGATGAATCTTGGATGAAGATTGTTGAATCGCGTAAATACTTGGATTATGTTTTGCAGATTGTCAAACCGACCTTGTGGTTTTACGGGCATTATCATTGCTGTTATGAGGGAAATTATCAAAAAACACATTATCGCTGCCTCGATATTGCCGAGATGGTGCAAGTTGTTTAA
- a CDS encoding BspA family leucine-rich repeat surface protein, translating to MLDKNSSSEITPKNREDLIRLISETIKNDGPNCDLNFIDVSCLDDMRGVFSYPNQIFNGDISRWDVSNVKNMSHMFFNSQFNGDVSQWNVSHVTDMSSLFERSVFNGDISLWNVSNVENMHAMFLNSQFTGDISRWNVSRVTNMSHMFWKSQFNGDISQWNVSNVVTMYGLFAYSQFNGDISQWKTSRVSDMSFMFLCSQFNGNISQWSVSSVTDMSWMFWNSQFRGDISRWNVLDEANLKRLK from the coding sequence ATGCTTGACAAAAATTCATCATCTGAAATTACGCCGAAAAATCGTGAAGATTTGATTCGGCTGATTAGTGAAACAATCAAAAATGATGGTCCGAATTGTGACCTAAATTTTATCGATGTATCCTGTCTCGATGATATGAGAGGCGTATTTTCTTACCCAAATCAAATTTTTAACGGAGACATCTCGCGGTGGGATGTGTCTAACGTGAAAAACATGTCTCATATGTTTTTCAACTCTCAATTTAATGGGGATGTTAGTCAATGGAATGTTTCCCATGTAACAGATATGTCGAGCTTGTTTGAAAGATCCGTTTTTAACGGTGATATAAGTCTTTGGAATGTATCGAATGTTGAAAACATGCATGCGATGTTTCTGAATTCTCAATTTACAGGAGATATAAGTCGATGGAATGTATCCCGTGTAACAAATATGTCTCACATGTTTTGGAAATCGCAATTCAATGGCGACATTAGTCAGTGGAATGTGTCGAATGTTGTTACAATGTATGGGCTTTTCGCTTATTCGCAATTTAATGGTGATATAAGCCAATGGAAAACGTCCCGTGTGAGTGACATGTCCTTTATGTTTCTGTGTTCCCAATTCAACGGTAATATTAGTCAATGGAGTGTGTCGAGCGTAACAGATATGTCTTGGATGTTTTGGAATTCTCAATTCCGAGGCGATATATCTCGATGGAATGTTCTTGACGAAGCGAATTTAAAACGATTGAAATAA
- a CDS encoding YafY family protein has product MADMTRGERTVQLFAKVISNPDKKFTVSDLMTSFEIPEGERRNVQRDMRFLSEMDGGRYIAVETVGRTAYYTSALRNAERLLFPNFENTMLHFVFLKRIANIYPATSEIITQLLERIEKSLPHSEQKSLQLLGDALNTKILFMGAPPDFEEDSSEKIRVILQAIHEHRKIDVTYKTEEGERQSTRIPLMIIIYEDDLYVGCQRQGGETYTLKFRRINEVKLSKETFVEEPKILDKLRRQVVSGAAFMGSQEPKLEDIEIEFKSRTILYLDENPFNRSMKIGKPKNGKVTVKLKAEVNKLLFNWIVSFTDAARVIKPLSLRNSLKDYAKYLLENYGE; this is encoded by the coding sequence ATGGCAGATATGACTCGCGGCGAAAGGACGGTGCAACTCTTTGCGAAGGTGATTTCGAACCCTGACAAGAAATTTACCGTTAGCGATTTGATGACTTCGTTTGAAATTCCAGAAGGCGAACGTCGCAATGTTCAGCGTGACATGAGGTTCCTTTCGGAAATGGATGGCGGTCGCTATATTGCTGTTGAAACGGTGGGGCGCACGGCTTACTATACCTCGGCACTCCGCAATGCAGAAAGACTCCTGTTCCCGAACTTTGAAAATACGATGCTGCATTTTGTGTTTCTGAAGCGCATCGCGAACATTTATCCGGCCACTAGCGAAATTATCACGCAGCTTCTGGAGCGCATCGAAAAAAGTCTGCCGCACAGCGAACAAAAATCCCTTCAGTTACTCGGTGATGCGCTGAACACTAAAATTCTTTTTATGGGGGCGCCTCCGGATTTTGAAGAGGACTCCAGTGAAAAGATTCGTGTTATTTTGCAGGCCATTCACGAACATCGCAAAATCGATGTAACCTACAAGACGGAAGAAGGCGAAAGGCAATCGACCCGAATTCCGCTGATGATCATTATCTACGAAGACGACCTCTATGTAGGTTGCCAACGACAGGGTGGCGAGACCTATACGCTTAAGTTCCGCCGAATCAATGAAGTCAAGCTTTCGAAAGAAACGTTTGTCGAAGAACCGAAGATTCTTGATAAACTCCGCAGACAGGTGGTGTCTGGAGCAGCGTTCATGGGGAGCCAGGAGCCGAAACTTGAAGATATAGAGATTGAGTTCAAGAGCCGGACAATCCTCTATCTCGACGAAAATCCGTTTAACCGTTCTATGAAAATTGGCAAGCCGAAGAACGGAAAAGTCACGGTGAAACTGAAAGCTGAAGTAAACAAGCTCCTGTTCAACTGGATTGTCTCTTTTACGGATGCCGCCCGCGTCATAAAGCCGCTCTCTTTGCGTAATAGTCTTAAGGACTATGCGAAATACCTGCTGGAAAATTACGGCGAATAA
- a CDS encoding GIY-YIG nuclease family protein, with the protein MAKNIEERITERPVLEKFAEKKRWCELIDASELIAAIKDKKNPKELLGDDAENPGCYKWWAKKDDVEILLSKILFDDEKHKNIFSETDYSQIFENEENLYCIYVGKANNLYDRLSKQHAKNTETSTLRRTICSLTCNQDDTLEKINKSIDDWLNKFKVQYFPLFKCERTMEKSGKNQVVYRLKGVEIKGEKKELSLLDLEYFFINKKFHILNVKENDFADYTEEKLDEKTIDNIKKIVATLKKCKWSKKKIVEIKKKN; encoded by the coding sequence ATGGCTAAAAATATTGAAGAAAGAATAACCGAAAGACCGGTTCTAGAAAAATTTGCAGAGAAAAAAAGGTGGTGTGAATTAATCGATGCCTCCGAATTAATAGCAGCAATAAAAGACAAAAAAAATCCTAAAGAATTATTAGGAGATGATGCGGAAAATCCAGGGTGCTATAAATGGTGGGCTAAAAAAGATGATGTAGAAATATTGTTGAGTAAAATATTATTTGACGATGAAAAACATAAAAACATATTTAGTGAAACCGATTACAGTCAAATTTTTGAAAATGAAGAAAATTTATACTGCATCTATGTTGGTAAAGCGAATAATCTATATGACCGTTTGAGTAAGCAGCACGCCAAGAATACAGAAACGTCAACACTTCGAAGAACGATATGTTCATTGACGTGTAATCAAGATGACACGTTGGAGAAAATCAATAAATCGATTGATGATTGGTTGAATAAATTCAAAGTGCAGTATTTCCCGCTTTTTAAATGCGAACGAACTATGGAAAAAAGTGGTAAAAATCAGGTTGTTTACAGATTAAAAGGTGTAGAAATAAAAGGTGAAAAAAAAGAACTTTCTTTACTTGATTTGGAATACTTCTTTATTAATAAAAAATTCCACATACTAAATGTGAAAGAAAATGACTTTGCCGATTATACTGAGGAAAAGTTGGACGAAAAAACGATTGACAATATCAAAAAAATCGTAGCCACTTTAAAAAAATGCAAATGGTCCAAAAAGAAAATTGTTGAAATAAAGAAGAAAAATTAG
- a CDS encoding exodeoxyribonuclease V subunit gamma — protein MLHLKFALNLEHLADEMIKAISKKWNDPFNAPVVIFPDPKLEQWFRLRWMKTKGVLANLNKSTIDRFLFQILVGDDRKLKKLSSEMLANVIMAYLLGKDENGKPNYMTLDPKVAEYLTKKEKANGEERVLDEVRLYDFANKLAGLFLEYETSRPQGFLQAKGILDYWSEDVLRKSGELDDFFVKKTWDKETKIDKDVPVDNESWEKTLYSKIFHNVNGDSLLTRVFAKANGESEENKQIKYLTLPFLYNECLDSEGKPQFKYNSKAPVFILGLSGMGQFYRIVLREFAKQHEVYAYIQNPCMEFWEDLDASAIVPKIVETHEDDKITETEDTLSENENSLLRYWGKSGRDNIKLWCLTDDYSSCDFTKDEHLELLDEKQESPKDLFHAVQYLVAKRQNVFKEKQIEGNKFKKKEGDESLTVTAAPSKLREVEALHSSICKLLLNGVHSNDILVVSPNLQEYSPFIYQIFDQAKNAAENGDETIVHIPYTIVDSISKDSLVGAVIKKLFQVRKEHSVSRADFFDMARNPVVQATRGITPDMVAIWDTWITDMNVYRDRPKQKFEPWQWAVKRMLLARLTTRTKVIDDKVYTPYANMNSTDDSLLMKFISTVEDLERWTNAFEDGIAESDSETLLEMLNSWVNMKNVPDDLVGERAAYFEVCKALNRLKYIFYAGTTEKIPMEIVRESILEAATVSEFSFGNLFVNGISFMKFAPNRVIPVKHLFFLGADVDHFPSDDSFNTLDLRRQVRPWPGDDTGVNRNRYAFLCQLMCTSESFHISYQNMNLAKDSEIYPSPIINDLKNFVAGFAEKQKDKLTGEELEPLHTEKIPLDETRSRDCLFTRRGRRYMESIECIRTNASETRKTPCCKSSGDSSATKYPDKVSISQMKQYLNDPFQFYIGRMLRLEKIENDPTEEYVEPISLSNLDETVFLKQAVYIEKGLDKDYESVDVYFDGLKSQGNIPSGKFGEGMSDTIKARADVIKAELDRFFPACDYTCKSVELNECITDPDGSNSDSKRLEFMLQGNIPLVFSSEEKCAIVNVSNSDSLGVYKYLDSYIGALGLIAAGKAESVDLFIATGTCQDPESYNANVCSVSVPASEAKEILCCIYKKSFKDLDNKILPISLLCSDIKNYEELKAKLADERRGPWAYFAGKDLFINELEKYSGYSSEGFADEWAKACDKQKDLLGELKNKIEG, from the coding sequence ATGCTACACTTGAAATTTGCGCTGAATCTGGAACATCTCGCTGACGAGATGATTAAAGCAATCTCTAAAAAATGGAACGACCCGTTCAATGCGCCGGTCGTGATATTTCCGGACCCGAAACTAGAACAGTGGTTCCGCCTACGCTGGATGAAAACAAAGGGCGTACTCGCTAATCTGAACAAGAGCACCATTGACAGGTTCCTGTTTCAGATTCTTGTGGGTGACGATCGCAAATTGAAAAAGCTTTCGTCTGAGATGCTTGCGAATGTTATCATGGCGTATTTGTTGGGTAAAGACGAAAATGGCAAGCCCAATTATATGACCTTGGATCCCAAGGTTGCCGAGTATCTTACCAAGAAAGAAAAGGCGAATGGCGAAGAACGAGTTCTGGACGAAGTTCGGCTTTATGATTTTGCAAATAAATTGGCGGGACTTTTCCTAGAATACGAAACGAGCCGTCCTCAGGGCTTTCTGCAGGCAAAAGGAATTCTTGATTATTGGTCAGAGGATGTTCTAAGGAAATCTGGTGAACTGGATGATTTCTTTGTGAAAAAGACCTGGGACAAAGAAACCAAAATAGACAAAGATGTGCCGGTTGATAACGAATCATGGGAGAAAACCCTCTATTCCAAGATTTTCCATAATGTGAACGGAGATTCTCTACTGACGCGTGTTTTCGCAAAAGCAAATGGCGAATCAGAGGAAAATAAACAAATCAAGTACTTGACTTTGCCTTTCCTTTATAATGAGTGCCTTGATTCTGAAGGTAAACCTCAATTCAAATACAATTCTAAAGCGCCCGTCTTTATTTTGGGTCTGTCGGGCATGGGCCAGTTCTACCGAATTGTCCTACGTGAATTTGCAAAGCAACACGAAGTGTATGCCTACATCCAGAATCCGTGTATGGAGTTCTGGGAAGATCTTGACGCGTCCGCCATTGTTCCCAAAATTGTAGAGACTCATGAAGATGACAAAATTACAGAAACGGAAGACACCCTTTCTGAAAACGAGAACAGTCTTCTTCGGTATTGGGGAAAGTCCGGCAGGGACAATATTAAGCTCTGGTGCCTTACGGATGATTATTCCTCATGCGATTTCACAAAAGATGAGCATTTAGAATTGCTTGACGAAAAACAGGAGTCGCCGAAAGACCTTTTTCATGCGGTTCAATATTTGGTCGCGAAAAGACAGAACGTATTCAAAGAGAAGCAGATTGAGGGAAATAAATTCAAGAAAAAAGAAGGGGACGAGTCTCTTACGGTAACAGCGGCCCCGAGTAAGCTGCGTGAAGTCGAAGCGTTGCATTCTTCGATTTGCAAGTTGCTTTTGAATGGCGTTCATTCAAACGATATCTTGGTCGTGTCTCCAAACTTGCAGGAATATAGCCCGTTCATATATCAGATTTTTGATCAGGCCAAAAATGCGGCTGAAAATGGTGATGAAACGATTGTTCATATCCCTTATACGATCGTAGATTCCATTTCTAAGGATTCGCTCGTTGGCGCAGTCATAAAAAAGCTTTTCCAGGTTCGAAAGGAACATTCTGTTTCGCGAGCGGATTTTTTTGACATGGCTCGCAATCCTGTTGTTCAGGCGACTCGAGGCATTACTCCTGATATGGTGGCAATATGGGATACCTGGATTACGGACATGAACGTCTATCGTGATAGACCGAAACAAAAATTCGAGCCTTGGCAGTGGGCTGTAAAAAGGATGCTCTTGGCTCGTCTGACGACGAGGACGAAGGTAATTGACGATAAAGTCTATACGCCTTACGCGAATATGAACAGCACGGATGATTCCTTGCTGATGAAGTTTATCAGTACTGTTGAAGACCTTGAACGTTGGACGAATGCTTTTGAAGATGGAATCGCGGAAAGTGATTCGGAAACCTTGCTTGAGATGCTTAATAGTTGGGTTAATATGAAGAATGTGCCCGATGACCTTGTCGGGGAACGTGCTGCGTATTTTGAAGTTTGTAAGGCACTCAATCGTCTGAAGTACATATTCTATGCAGGAACGACCGAAAAGATTCCGATGGAGATCGTCAGGGAAAGTATCCTTGAAGCAGCGACTGTTTCGGAATTTAGCTTCGGGAACCTTTTCGTGAATGGAATTTCGTTCATGAAGTTTGCGCCCAATAGAGTGATTCCGGTAAAGCATTTGTTCTTCCTGGGTGCTGATGTAGATCATTTCCCAAGTGACGATTCGTTTAATACATTAGATTTGCGTAGGCAAGTTCGTCCGTGGCCGGGTGACGACACTGGTGTGAATCGCAATCGCTATGCCTTCTTATGTCAGCTGATGTGTACGTCTGAGAGCTTCCATATCAGTTACCAGAATATGAACCTTGCCAAGGATAGCGAAATTTATCCGTCTCCGATTATTAACGACTTGAAGAATTTTGTTGCGGGTTTTGCCGAAAAGCAGAAAGATAAATTGACGGGCGAAGAATTGGAACCGCTGCATACCGAAAAGATTCCTCTTGACGAAACTCGCAGCAGGGATTGCTTGTTCACAAGACGTGGACGCAGATACATGGAGTCAATCGAATGTATTCGCACAAATGCATCTGAAACTCGCAAAACGCCATGCTGCAAGAGTTCTGGCGACTCTTCTGCCACTAAGTATCCAGATAAGGTTTCGATATCTCAGATGAAACAGTATCTGAATGATCCGTTCCAGTTCTACATAGGCCGAATGCTGCGTTTGGAAAAAATCGAAAACGATCCAACTGAAGAATATGTTGAACCGATTAGCTTGAGCAATTTGGACGAAACTGTATTCTTGAAACAAGCGGTGTATATTGAAAAGGGACTGGACAAGGATTATGAAAGTGTAGACGTCTATTTTGATGGGCTTAAATCGCAAGGGAATATTCCTTCTGGAAAGTTCGGCGAAGGAATGAGTGACACGATAAAAGCCCGTGCGGATGTGATAAAAGCTGAATTGGACCGCTTCTTCCCTGCCTGCGACTATACTTGTAAATCGGTTGAACTGAACGAATGCATTACTGACCCTGATGGGTCAAATTCTGACTCTAAGAGATTAGAATTTATGTTGCAGGGCAATATTCCGCTAGTCTTTTCGTCCGAAGAAAAATGCGCGATTGTAAATGTGAGCAATTCGGATAGTTTGGGCGTGTACAAGTACTTGGATTCTTATATTGGCGCCCTGGGTTTGATTGCTGCCGGTAAAGCAGAATCTGTAGATTTGTTTATTGCAACAGGAACTTGTCAAGATCCGGAATCCTATAACGCAAATGTATGCAGCGTAAGCGTTCCCGCATCTGAGGCAAAGGAAATTCTTTGCTGCATTTACAAGAAATCCTTTAAGGATCTTGATAATAAGATTTTGCCTATTTCGCTTCTCTGCTCTGATATAAAGAATTATGAAGAACTTAAGGCTAAACTGGCCGATGAACGTAGGGGACCGTGGGCGTATTTTGCTGGCAAGGATCTCTTTATCAATGAGCTGGAAAAGTACTCTGGGTATTCGAGCGAAGGCTTTGCTGACGAATGGGCTAAAGCCTGCGATAAACAAAAAGATTTATTGGGCGAATTAAAGAACAAGATTGAAGGGTGA